The Agaribacterium sp. ZY112 genome includes the window AGGCCTGTGGTCGTGTATCTGAGATTGATGCTCAATATATAGCTCGTTCGGTGGAGCTTGCTTTAAAAGATTGTAAAGAAGTTGGTATTGCTGAAATTCAGTCTCTGGTTGAGCAACAATTGATGCAAAGCTGCTTTAAAGATGCCGCTCGTGCTTATATTGAATATAGGCACGACCGAGATTTAGTGCGTGAACGCAGTAGTCAACTTGCCCAAGAAATCCAAGGTCTGGTTGATCAGAATAACTCCGAGTTACTGAATGAGAATGCTAATAAAGACAGCCGTGTTATTCCCACTCAGCGTGATTTATTAGCGGGTATTGTTGCGCGCCATTTTGCTAAAAAGAACTTACTGCCTAAAGCGGTGGTTGAGGCCCATGATGCCGGTTTTTTACATTATCACGACTTGGATTACGCACCCTTTTTTCCAATGTTTAACTGCATGATTGTCGACTTAGATGGCATGCTTAAAAACGGTTTTAAAATGGGCAATGCTGAAATAGAAAGCCCAAAGTCAATTTCTACGGCAACCAGTATTACCGCTCAAATCATTGCTCAGGTGGCGAGTCATATTTATGGTGGTACTACGATTAATCGTATTGATGAGGTACTCGCACCTTATGTGGATTTATCGTACAAAAAGCATTTAAAAACCGCGCAGCAATTTAATATTGCTGAAGCTGAACCTTATGCCAAGCAGCAAGTTGAAAAAGAGTGTTATGACGCCTTCCAAGCTTTAGAGTATGAAATAAACACGTTGCATACCTCTAATGGACAGACACCTTTTGTCACTTTTGGTTTTGGTTTGGGTGAGGGCTGGCAAGAAAAAAGCATTCAGAAAGCGATTTTACAAGTCAGACGTGCAGGCCTTGGCAAACATAAGAAAACAGCTGTTTTCCCTAAGCTGGTGTTTGCGATTAAAGACGGCTTAAACCTTAATAAGACGGATAAAAACTACGATGTTAAACAGCTTGCCTTGAAGTGCGCATCAGAGCGAATGTATCCAGATATTCTCAACTACGATCAAGTGGTTGAAGTGACAGGCTCCTTTAAAACTCCGATGGGTTGCCGCAGTTTTTTAGGAACCTATGAAGAAAATGGTGAGTTGATACACGACGGCCGTAATAACTTAGGCGTAGTTAGCTTAAACTTGCCGCGCTTGGCATTGCTTGCTAAAGGTAATATGGGGTTATTTAATGAGCTCTTGCAAGGTAATTTGCAAATTGCCTTCCAGGCCCTAATGACTCGCGCCGATCGCTTGCGCCATGTTAAAGCTAAGGTCGCTCCAATTCTATATACCGAAGGTGCTTGTGGTATTCGTCTAAAACCGGAAGATAATGTTTTTCAGCTGTTTGAAAATGGTCGTGCTTCCATCTCTTTGGGGTATATCGGTTTAAATGAAGTGTGTAGTGCTTTATTGGGTGGGGATAAGCATGTTTACGACTGCGAAGAGCGCCAAGTACTTGCCCATAAAATCGTTGAGACCTTAGCCCAAGCCGTGGCGCGTTGGAAAGAAGAAACCGGTCTTGGTTTTAGCTTGTACGCTACGCCAAGTGAAAACCTGTGCTCTCGTTTTTGTAAGCTCGATTCTAAAGACTTTGGTTTGATTCCTGGGGTGACAGACAAAGGCTATTACACCAACTCTTTCCATTTGGATGTGCAGAAAAAAGTAAACCCCTTTGAAAAGCTTGAGTTTGAGCGTGGCTATCCAACCATTAGTAGTGGTGGTTTTATTTGTTATGGTGAATACCCCAACTTGCAGCACAATCTTGATGCCTTGGAAGATGTATGGGATTACAGCTATAGCCGAGTGCCTTATTACGGTACGAATACGCCGATTGATGAATGTTATGACTGTGGTTTTACCGGCGAGTTTGATTGCACCAGTAAAGGCTTCTGTTGCCCAAGTTGTGGTAATCACGACAGCTCACGTGTATCTGTCACTCGTCGTGTTTGTGGCTATTTGGGCAGCCCCGATGCAAGGCCTTTTAACGAAGGTAAGCAGGCGGAGGTGGTGCGCCGTGTTAAGCATTTAGAGGAGTCAAGTTTCTAGTGAGCAGGTGGATATGAGAGGGCGAGCTATGGGGGCTGGAACATGAGGGTGTTAGGCTATCACTCGGTCGATGTGGTTAATGGACCTGGCACTCGTTGTACCTTGTTTGTATCGGGCTGTGATCATCGCTGCGGCGGTTGTTTTAATAAAGGCTCTTGGTCTTTTAAGCGTGGT containing:
- the nrdD gene encoding anaerobic ribonucleoside-triphosphate reductase encodes the protein MSAVVIKRDGSRCAFNAGRIEQAIIKAMQACGRVSEIDAQYIARSVELALKDCKEVGIAEIQSLVEQQLMQSCFKDAARAYIEYRHDRDLVRERSSQLAQEIQGLVDQNNSELLNENANKDSRVIPTQRDLLAGIVARHFAKKNLLPKAVVEAHDAGFLHYHDLDYAPFFPMFNCMIVDLDGMLKNGFKMGNAEIESPKSISTATSITAQIIAQVASHIYGGTTINRIDEVLAPYVDLSYKKHLKTAQQFNIAEAEPYAKQQVEKECYDAFQALEYEINTLHTSNGQTPFVTFGFGLGEGWQEKSIQKAILQVRRAGLGKHKKTAVFPKLVFAIKDGLNLNKTDKNYDVKQLALKCASERMYPDILNYDQVVEVTGSFKTPMGCRSFLGTYEENGELIHDGRNNLGVVSLNLPRLALLAKGNMGLFNELLQGNLQIAFQALMTRADRLRHVKAKVAPILYTEGACGIRLKPEDNVFQLFENGRASISLGYIGLNEVCSALLGGDKHVYDCEERQVLAHKIVETLAQAVARWKEETGLGFSLYATPSENLCSRFCKLDSKDFGLIPGVTDKGYYTNSFHLDVQKKVNPFEKLEFERGYPTISSGGFICYGEYPNLQHNLDALEDVWDYSYSRVPYYGTNTPIDECYDCGFTGEFDCTSKGFCCPSCGNHDSSRVSVTRRVCGYLGSPDARPFNEGKQAEVVRRVKHLEESSF